The following proteins are encoded in a genomic region of Xanthomonas citri pv. mangiferaeindicae:
- a CDS encoding EBNA-1 nuclear protein has product MTSSSPSATHALAALPQPYLLFLGDTTEVGFAKTAIGLRDWAPELCVAEWRLPGGTVSTGLPAMTPAQAYAAGARAVVIGVANRGGVLVADWVPALVDALEQGLDLISGLHQRLGDIPELAETASRLGRQLIDVRVPPRGLPVGTGRKRSGKRVLTVGTDCALGKKYTALALARGLRERGVDATFRASGQTGILIAGQGIAMDAVVADFSAGAAELLSPDAADGHWDVIEGQGSLFHPAYAGVSLGLLHGSQPDVFVVCHQPDRAHTLGYPDYPLPSIEEVIDLTVRLGRRTNPAIRCIGVSLNTQGMDAADVDALCADITARLGLPAGDPMRNDGKFNHLVEACLS; this is encoded by the coding sequence ATGACGTCTTCTTCCCCCAGCGCGACCCACGCCCTCGCCGCACTGCCCCAGCCCTACCTGCTGTTTCTCGGCGACACCACTGAGGTCGGCTTCGCCAAGACCGCGATCGGCTTGCGCGACTGGGCACCCGAGTTGTGCGTTGCCGAGTGGCGCCTGCCCGGAGGCACGGTCAGTACCGGCTTGCCCGCCATGACCCCGGCGCAGGCATACGCCGCCGGCGCCCGGGCCGTGGTGATCGGCGTGGCCAACCGCGGCGGCGTGCTCGTTGCCGACTGGGTACCGGCCCTGGTCGACGCGCTCGAACAAGGGCTGGATCTGATCAGCGGGCTTCATCAGCGGCTCGGTGATATCCCGGAACTGGCCGAGACCGCGTCGCGACTGGGACGCCAGTTGATCGATGTGCGTGTGCCGCCCCGCGGCCTGCCCGTGGGCACCGGCCGCAAGCGCAGCGGAAAGCGCGTTCTGACAGTCGGCACCGACTGCGCGCTCGGAAAGAAGTACACCGCGCTCGCATTGGCGCGCGGCCTGCGCGAGCGCGGCGTCGACGCCACGTTCCGGGCCAGTGGCCAGACCGGGATCCTGATTGCCGGCCAGGGGATTGCGATGGACGCCGTGGTCGCGGACTTCTCCGCAGGCGCCGCCGAGCTCCTGAGCCCCGATGCCGCCGACGGGCACTGGGACGTCATCGAGGGCCAGGGGTCGCTGTTCCATCCCGCCTACGCTGGCGTCAGCCTGGGTCTGCTGCACGGAAGCCAGCCGGACGTCTTCGTGGTCTGCCACCAGCCCGACCGCGCGCATACGCTCGGATATCCGGACTATCCGCTGCCGTCGATCGAAGAGGTCATCGATCTGACCGTGCGTCTGGGGCGCCGCACCAACCCGGCGATTCGCTGCATCGGCGTGAGCCTCAACACGCAGGGCATGGACGCTGCGGATGTCGACGCGCTCTGCGCGGATATCACCGCGCGTCTCGGACTGCCGGCCGGCGATCCGATGCGAAACGATGGCAAATTCAATCACCTTGTGGAGGCCTGCCTGTCATGA